In a genomic window of Fusarium verticillioides 7600 chromosome 11, whole genome shotgun sequence:
- a CDS encoding beta-glucosidase: MTCPTQESESFDRPHMELPGSLPRLASAVLAAVPDAIVVTQSGTPFNLLWVERAKTHLHAWLAGNETGNGIADVLFGATCPSGKLPLSFPRRIQDTSIFLNFGSERGRVIYGEDIYVGYQYHEKVDRDVLYPFGHGLSYTTFTYDKLHVESS, translated from the exons ATGACGTGCCCGACTCAAGAATCTGAGAGCTTCGATAGGCCTCACATGGAACTTCCTGGATCGCTTCCTCGCCTTGCATCGGCCGTTCTAGCAGCGGTTCCAGACGCCATTGTTGTGACGCAGAGCGGCACTCCGTTCAACTTGCTCTGGGTTGAACGGGCCAAGACTCATTTACATGCTTGGCTAGCTGGAAACGAGACTGGAAACGGCATTGCTGATGTCTTGTTCGGCGCAACATGCCCTAGTGGAAAGCTCCCGCTCTCGTTTCCGCGTCGCATACAGGACACGTCAATCTTTTTGAACTTTGGTAGCGAGAGGGGACGCGTTATATATGGTGAAGATATCTACGTTGGGTACCAATACCACGAAAAGGTTGACCGAGACGTGCTATATCCTTTTGG ACACGGTCTATCTTATACCACATTTACCTACGATAAGCTGCACGTCGAATCCTCATAA